Genomic window (Synechococcus sp. LA31):
TACTACCTGTTTCACGTGCCCTTGATCCCTGCGGTTTTTGCAGGAGCAGCGATGACAGCCACCTCGATTGGCATCACAGCCAGCGTGTTTGGCGAGCTCAAGTGGCTAAAGCGCAAGGAGGGCCAAATCGTGATTGGCGCGGCCGTTCTCGACGACATCCTCGGCATCGTGATTTTGGCTGTGGTGGTGGCGATCGTGGGTGGCGGCAGCTTCACCATCGGCCCGGTGATCAAGCTCGGCCTGGCAGCGGTTGCCTTCGTGGCGGTGGCATTGGTGCTGAGCCGTAAGGCAGCTCCTGCATTCGATTGGGTGGTGGATCAGCTCAAGGCGCCGGGCGATGTGGCGGTGGCCAGCTTTGTGGTGCTCACCCTTTGCTGCTTTGCGGCCCAGGCGATTGGTCTGGAGGCTGCACTAGGGGCCTTTGCTGCAGGTTTGATTCTCAGTGCCTCAAAACACACCCACGACATCGACGCTGCGGTGAAACCACTGGTGGCGTTGTTTGCCACGGTGTTTTTTGTGCTGATTGGCACAGGTATGGATCTCTCGGTGCTCAACCCGTTTGATCCCGCCAACCGTGAAGGCCTGATCGTGGCTGCCTTCCTCTTGGTGGTGGCGATGCTGGGCAAGGTTGCGGCTGGCTGGAGCTATCTGAGCTCTGAACCCACCAATCGTTTGGTGGTAGGGCTAGGCATGATGCCGCGCGGTGAGGTTGGTTTGATCTTTCTAGGGCTGGGCAGCCAGGCTGGGATCCTCAGCCCTTCTCTGGAAGCAGCGATCTTGTTGATGGTGATCGGAACGACCTTCCTGGCTCCGATCTTGCTCCGGGTGGTGATTCCGTCCACCCCGTCCACCGTTTCCGAAGCAGTCTGAGCGTTGCGTCATGGTTGGGCGCCTCCCGCTTCAGGGGGAGGTGCCTTTTGCTGTCAGGAGTCGTGTGATGTGACGTTCCCGTGGCACACCCCAGGCTGGGCTCGGTTGGTGCGTTTAGTCTTTTGATTGCTGCAGGCGTGAAGCCGAGCTGGTGGTCTGTTCTGTGCCACGGCGCGTGTGCTGCACCAGCCACAACTTTGCAAGCAGTCTTTTGTAGCTGTGGAAGCCTGAGCGAAAGCACTTCTTGCATGTGTTGGTTAATCGGCAGCGATTGACCCGCCTCAAGCGCAAGCTGCAAGCCCCTTCCTAGCAAGGTTGAGTGCATCGCTAGT
Coding sequences:
- a CDS encoding cation:proton antiporter, whose protein sequence is MLPPSALIAEISPHQMEVAETLIGVGRFLVIFIAARAIAEVMVRLQLPTILGELVAGVLIGASGLHLIVPPEAQAEISGAVLSLLGSLAEIRPQDVTEIYNETFPSLQAVSQIGLFALLFLTGLESELDELVAVGVQATTVAVAGVLLPFALGTAGLYYLFHVPLIPAVFAGAAMTATSIGITASVFGELKWLKRKEGQIVIGAAVLDDILGIVILAVVVAIVGGGSFTIGPVIKLGLAAVAFVAVALVLSRKAAPAFDWVVDQLKAPGDVAVASFVVLTLCCFAAQAIGLEAALGAFAAGLILSASKHTHDIDAAVKPLVALFATVFFVLIGTGMDLSVLNPFDPANREGLIVAAFLLVVAMLGKVAAGWSYLSSEPTNRLVVGLGMMPRGEVGLIFLGLGSQAGILSPSLEAAILLMVIGTTFLAPILLRVVIPSTPSTVSEAV